The following are encoded together in the Scomber scombrus chromosome 7, fScoSco1.1, whole genome shotgun sequence genome:
- the rxrbb gene encoding retinoic acid receptor RXR-beta-B isoform X2 encodes MSSQHPNSSASNSPTNILGSPFSVISPSLNSPVVSPSLGFGPISNSQITSSAPISGMHSISSSEDIKPPFGLRPMPAHSPGIMLSQKRMCVICGDRSSGKHYGVYSCEGCKGFFKRTVRKDLSYTCRDNKECLVDKRQRNRCQYCRYQKCLAMGMKREAVQEERQRNREREGELEFSVGVNEEMPVEKILEAETAVEQKTELHSSDGGSVGNSPHDAVTNICQTADKQLFALVEWAKRIPHFSELPLDDQVILLRAGWNELLIASFSHRSIGLKDGVLLASELQRDNAHSAGVGAIFDRESVQSAEVGAIFDRVLTELVNKMRDMQMDKTELGCLRAIVLFNPDAKGLSNTGEVELLREKVYASLEAYCKQKYPEQQGRFAKLLLRLPALRSIGLKCLEHLFFFKLIGDTPIDTFLMEMLEAPHQLS; translated from the exons ATGTCCTCACAGCATCCCAACAGCTCAGCCTCCAACAGCCCCACCAACATCTTGGGTTCTCCTTTCTCCGTCATCAGCCCCTCACTTAACTCCCCAGTGGTCTCACCCTCTCTTGGATTTGGACCCATCAGCAACAGTCAG ATCACTTCTTCAGCGCCCATATCAGGGATGCACTCGATCAGCAGCTCAGAGGATATCAAACCTCCGTTTGGCCTGAGGCCCATGCCAGCTCACAGTCCTGGAATAATGTTGTCTCAGAAACGCATGTGTGTCATCTGTGGAGACCGCTCTTCTG GCAAGCACTACGGAGTGTACAGCTGTGAGGGTTGCAAAGGTTTCTTCAAACGAACTGTACGCAAAGACCTGAGCTATACCTGCAGGGATAACAAAGAGTGCCTGGTTGACAAGCGCCAGCGCAATCGCTGCCAGTACTGCCGCTACCAGAAGTGCCTGGCCATGGGCATGAAGAGGGAAG CGGTCCAGGAGGAGCGCCAGAGGAACCGAGAGCGTGAAGGAGAGCTAGAGTTCAGCGTCGGAGTTAACGAGGAGATGCCAGTGGAGAAGATCTTGGAGGCCGAGACTGCTGTGGAGCAGAAGACTGAGCTTCACTCCTCTGACGGAGGCTCTGTAGGCAACTCT CCCCATGATGCGGTTACCAACATTTGTCAGACAGCAGACAAACAGCTGTTTGCCTTGGTGGAGTGGGCAAAGAGAATCCCTCATTTCTCTGAACTGCCCCTCGACGACCAGGTTATCCTTCTGCGTGCAG gGTGGAATGAACTCCTCATTGCCTCGTTCTCCCATCGCTCCATCGGTCTGAAGGACGGAGTTCTTCTGGCTTCTGAGCTGCAGCGCGACAATGCACACAGTGCAGGAGTTGGAGCCATTTTTGACAG GGAGAGTGTACAGAGTGCAGAGGTTGGTGCCATATTTGACAG GGTTCTTACTGAGCTCGTCAATAAAATGAGAGATATGCAAATGGACAAGACAGAGCTGGGCTGCCTCCGAGCCATCGTCCTCTTCAACCCAG ATGCTAAAGGGCTCTCCAACACCGGTGAGGTGGAGCTCCTTAGAGAAAAGGTCTATGCATCATTGGAAGCCTACTGCAAACAGAAATACCCAGAGCAGCAGGGAAG GTTTGCTAAGCTCCTTCTCCGACTGCCAGCACTGCGATCCATTGGCTTGAAGTGTTTGGAgcacctcttcttcttcaagCTGATTGGTGACACGCCTATTGACACTTTCCTCATGGAAATGCTTGAAGCTCCCCATCAGTTGTCTTAG
- the LOC133983406 gene encoding C-type lectin domain family 10 member A translates to MTQNRSIMAKGIQTLYLLFISGLYHTYQDAKSHCKEMYTDLATVHNATDMKDLITLVSNNSSRAWIGLETGNGDTSGHIFVAGTKSWRDAQSHCRGLLSDLVSIHSSEENEAVRNVSVSNSAWIGLFRDPWKWSDGSTSSFRNWKPGNLILIQENMTWFEAMSYCREHHVDLVHITTGDIQKKVAEKARNATSAYVWLGLRYTCNFDFWFWTSSATGCYQNWAPGEGSEVKYDCGVTGAIQATGGQQWVVLPEAEKLNFICHACAG, encoded by the exons ATGACTCAAAACAGATCCATTATGGCAAAAGGGATCCAAACTCTCTATCTGCTGTTCATCTCAGGTTTGTACcat ACCTATCAAGATGCGAAGAGCCACTGCAAAGAGATGTACACCGACTTAGCTACAGTTCACAATGCAACAGATATGAAGGATTTAATCACATTGGTTTCAAATAACAGTTCCAGAGCCTGGATAGGACTGGAGACTG GCAATGGTGATACCAGTGGTCACATTTTTGTTGCTGGAACCAAATCATGGAGGGACGCTCAGAGTCATTGCAGGGGCTTATTATCTGATCTGGTCAGCATACACTCATCAGAAGAGAATGAGGCAGTACGAAATGTGTCAGTGTCAAATTCTGCGTGGATTGGCCTCTTCAGAGATCCATGGAAGTGGTCTGATGGGAGCACCTCATCATTCCGCAACTGGAAACC AGGAAACCTGATATTAATCCAGGAAAACATGACATGGTTTGAAGCTATGAGTTACTGCAGGGAGCATCATGTTGACCTTGTCCACATTACAACTGGAGACATTCAGAAGAAGGTGGCTGAAAAGGCAAGAAACGCCACATCAGCCTATGTCTGGCTAGGCCTACGCTACACCTGTAACTTTGACTTTTGGTTCTGGACCAGTTCAGCCACTGGCTGTTATCAGAACTGGGCTCCAGGTGAAGGATCTGAGGTTAAATACGACTGTGGGGTCACTGGTGCCATTCAGGCCACTGGGGGGCAGCAATGGGTCGTCTTGCCTGAGGCAGAAAAACTGAATTTCATTTGCCATGCCTGTGCTGGATAA
- the rxrbb gene encoding retinoic acid receptor RXR-beta-B isoform X1 translates to MSSQHPNSSASNSPTNILGSPFSVISPSLNSPVVSPSLGFGPISNSQITSSAPISGMHSISSSEDIKPPFGLRPMPAHSPGIMLSQKRMCVICGDRSSGKHYGVYSCEGCKGFFKRTVRKDLSYTCRDNKECLVDKRQRNRCQYCRYQKCLAMGMKREVIKHVRWIKEDGKDEGWMTVQEERQRNREREGELEFSVGVNEEMPVEKILEAETAVEQKTELHSSDGGSVGNSPHDAVTNICQTADKQLFALVEWAKRIPHFSELPLDDQVILLRAGWNELLIASFSHRSIGLKDGVLLASELQRDNAHSAGVGAIFDRESVQSAEVGAIFDRVLTELVNKMRDMQMDKTELGCLRAIVLFNPDAKGLSNTGEVELLREKVYASLEAYCKQKYPEQQGRFAKLLLRLPALRSIGLKCLEHLFFFKLIGDTPIDTFLMEMLEAPHQLS, encoded by the exons ATGTCCTCACAGCATCCCAACAGCTCAGCCTCCAACAGCCCCACCAACATCTTGGGTTCTCCTTTCTCCGTCATCAGCCCCTCACTTAACTCCCCAGTGGTCTCACCCTCTCTTGGATTTGGACCCATCAGCAACAGTCAG ATCACTTCTTCAGCGCCCATATCAGGGATGCACTCGATCAGCAGCTCAGAGGATATCAAACCTCCGTTTGGCCTGAGGCCCATGCCAGCTCACAGTCCTGGAATAATGTTGTCTCAGAAACGCATGTGTGTCATCTGTGGAGACCGCTCTTCTG GCAAGCACTACGGAGTGTACAGCTGTGAGGGTTGCAAAGGTTTCTTCAAACGAACTGTACGCAAAGACCTGAGCTATACCTGCAGGGATAACAAAGAGTGCCTGGTTGACAAGCGCCAGCGCAATCGCTGCCAGTACTGCCGCTACCAGAAGTGCCTGGCCATGGGCATGAAGAGGGAAG TGATCAAACATGTAAGGTGGATAAAAGAAGATGGAAAAGATGAGGGATGGATGA CGGTCCAGGAGGAGCGCCAGAGGAACCGAGAGCGTGAAGGAGAGCTAGAGTTCAGCGTCGGAGTTAACGAGGAGATGCCAGTGGAGAAGATCTTGGAGGCCGAGACTGCTGTGGAGCAGAAGACTGAGCTTCACTCCTCTGACGGAGGCTCTGTAGGCAACTCT CCCCATGATGCGGTTACCAACATTTGTCAGACAGCAGACAAACAGCTGTTTGCCTTGGTGGAGTGGGCAAAGAGAATCCCTCATTTCTCTGAACTGCCCCTCGACGACCAGGTTATCCTTCTGCGTGCAG gGTGGAATGAACTCCTCATTGCCTCGTTCTCCCATCGCTCCATCGGTCTGAAGGACGGAGTTCTTCTGGCTTCTGAGCTGCAGCGCGACAATGCACACAGTGCAGGAGTTGGAGCCATTTTTGACAG GGAGAGTGTACAGAGTGCAGAGGTTGGTGCCATATTTGACAG GGTTCTTACTGAGCTCGTCAATAAAATGAGAGATATGCAAATGGACAAGACAGAGCTGGGCTGCCTCCGAGCCATCGTCCTCTTCAACCCAG ATGCTAAAGGGCTCTCCAACACCGGTGAGGTGGAGCTCCTTAGAGAAAAGGTCTATGCATCATTGGAAGCCTACTGCAAACAGAAATACCCAGAGCAGCAGGGAAG GTTTGCTAAGCTCCTTCTCCGACTGCCAGCACTGCGATCCATTGGCTTGAAGTGTTTGGAgcacctcttcttcttcaagCTGATTGGTGACACGCCTATTGACACTTTCCTCATGGAAATGCTTGAAGCTCCCCATCAGTTGTCTTAG